Proteins encoded together in one Musa acuminata AAA Group cultivar baxijiao chromosome BXJ3-6, Cavendish_Baxijiao_AAA, whole genome shotgun sequence window:
- the LOC103989928 gene encoding histone-lysine N-methyltransferase family member SUVH9-like, whose product MAKPPSPPPVKKQEHVKEEEDEDEEALLSSHGAFSCPYPNPNPSPKTPSFPPTTSCVYQRRVRRRTFRDPRFPLSKKARCFLKPAAAASSSSGGSAVSSGGRAKKSMADLDGVILAAERRAPPASAMTRVVQGGGELTVGLVAAAKKRPPRSAEMVRATCKSSEDRLGCRLLARRARITFQTLLALFLRSGEFRRPDLKAAEVMCDRGLWLHRDRRIVGPLPGSLIGDVFFYRSELQVVGLHGLCQGGIDFIPAIRSSSGEPIATSIVVSGGYEDDEDHGDELIYTGQGGKARNRPHLSADQQLTAGNLALEYNEQYGIEIRVIRGLTYEGSPSGKVYVYDGLYKVHEHWRETTKSGFTAYKFCLRRVEGQKPMGSSMLKFAESLKACPLPKQPKGYLSWDISRGEEKVTTIPLFNDIDDCCEPLSFGYLVRPQYPTHVLDRDNAIGSWGCSCTSICSSNCHCAKKNGGQFAYDANGILLRGKPLIYECGSWCRCPQSCPNRVSQRGIRHRLEVFRSREMGWGVRSLDLIRAGSFVCEFSGVVLPNEVIPLGGSCLLRSNQFPARWWEWGDVSDVFPDHRPPDFPPLRRLSFMMDLSRSRNVACYISHSFCPNLFVQFVLYDHHNELYPHLMLFAMENIPPLTELSIDHGI is encoded by the coding sequence ATGGCCAAACCTCCATCGCCACCGCCCGTAAAGAAGCAAGAACAcgtgaaagaggaagaggacgaagatGAAGAAGCCCTTCTTTCCTCGCATGGAGCATTTTCCTGTCCTTACCCAAACCCTAATCCTAGCCCTAAAACCCCTTCCTTCCCCCCCACCACCTCCTGCGTGTACCAACGCCGGGTCCGCCGTCGCACATTTCGCGACCCCCGCTTCCCCCTCTCCAAGAAAGCCCGCTGCTTCCTCAAACCTGCCGCCGCCGCTTCATCCTCCTCCGGCGGCTCCGCTGTCTCCTCCGGAGGACGTGCCAAGAAGTCGATGGCCGACCTGGACGGCGTCATCCTTGCAGCCGAGCGGCGGGCGCCCCCGGCGTCGGCGATGACGCGGGTGGTTCAAGGAGGTGGGGAACTGACGGTCGGCTTGGTGGCCGCCGCCAAGAAGCGGCCGCCCCGGTCCGCCGAGATGGTGCGCGCCACCTGCAAGAGCAGCGAGGACCGGCTCGGCTGCCGCCTCCTCGCCCGCCGCGCCCGCATCACCTTCCAAACGCTCCTTGCCCTCTTCCTCCGTAGCGGGGAGTTTCGGCGCCCCGACCTCAAGGCGGCGGAGGTCATGTGTGACCGCGGTCTCTGGCTCCATCGCGACCGCCGCATTGTGGGCCCCCTTCCCGGGTCCCTGATCGGTGACGTCTTCTTCTACCGCTCCGAGCTCCAGGTCGTCGGCCTCCACGGCCTCTGCCAGGGCGGCATTGACTTCATACCTGCCATCCGGTCGTCCTCTGGTGAGCCCATCGCCACCAGCATTGTCGTCTCCGGCGGATACGAGGATGACGAGGACCACGGCGACGAGCTCATCTACACCGGCCAAGGCGGCAAGGCCCGCAACCGCCCCCACCTCTCGGCAGACCAGCAACTCACCGCTGGCAACCTCGCCCTCGAGTACAACGAGCAGTACGGTATCGAAATTCGTGTCATCCGTGGCCTCACATACGAAGGCAGTCCCTCCGGTAAGGTCTACGTCTACGACGGCCTCTACAAGGTGCACGAACACTGGCGCGAGACCACCAAATCTGGCTTCACCGCCTACAAATTCTGCCTTCGCAGGGTTGAGGGCCAGAAACCCATGGGCAGCTCAATGCTCAAGTTCGCAGAGTCGCTGAAGGCCTGTCCTTTACCGAAGCAGCCCAAAGGATACCTCAGTTGGGACATCTCCCGTGGCGAGGAGAAGGTCACCACCATTCCTCTGTTCAATGACATCGATGATTGCTGCGAACCTTTATCCTTTGGGTACCTCGTCAGGCCCCAATATCCTACCCATGTTCTTGACCGGGACAATGCCATCGGAAGCTGGGGGTGCAGCTGCACCTCGATTTGTTCGTCAAACTGCCATTGCGCAAAGAAGAATGGGGGACAATTTGCTTATGATGCAAATGGGATTCTGCTTAGAGGAAAGCCACTAATCTATGAGTGTGGCTCATGGTGTCGATGTCCTCAGAGTTGCCCGAACAGAGTGAGCCAGAGGGGAATCAGACATCGGTTGGAGGTTTTCCGTTCAAGGGAGATGGGGTGGGGGGTGAGGTCATTGGATTTGATTCGTGCTGGATCCTTTGTCTGCGAATTCAGTGGAGTTGTGCTTCCAAATGAGGTGATTCCACTGGGTGGCAGTTGTTTGCTCCGGTCCAATCAATTCCCAGCGAGATGGTGGGAGTGGGGGGATGTCTCTGATGTGTTTCCAGATCACAGGCCTCCTGACTTCCCTCCCCTGCGTCGGTTGAGCTTCATGATGGATCTGTCAAGGTCGAGGAACGTCGCATGCTATATCAGCCATAGCTTTTGCCCAAACCTGTTTGTGCAGTTTGTGCTCTATGATCACCACAATGAGTTGTATCCGCACCTGATGCTCTTTGCTATGGAGAAcataccacccctgacagagctgAGTATTGATCATGGAATCTGA
- the LOC135640616 gene encoding protein NRT1/ PTR FAMILY 6.3-like, with product MVGLPETDDILSDAWDYKGRPAVRSRTGVWSAAAMILVVELNERLTTLGIAVNLVTYLTGTMHLGNAASANTVTNFMGTSFMLCLLGGFVADTFLGRYLTIAIFAAVQASGVSILTISTAVPGLRPPACADPASGGCVKASGAQLGVLYLALYLTALGTGGLKSSVSGFGSDQFDETDRGEKAQMMKFFNWFFFFISLGSLLAVTVLVYIQDNLGRQWGYGVCATAIALGLVVFLSGTRRYRFKKLVGSPLTQIAAVVAAAWRKRGLELPSDPSLLHDIDEKQADADAEKGSKRSKAKQRVPHTKQFRFLDRAAIDVDPGAKQGKRWLPTLTDVEEVKIVIRMLPIWATTIMFWTVYAQMTTFSVSQATTMDRRIGPSFRIPPGSLTVFFVGSILLTVPVYDRVVVPVSRRLTGNPHGLTPLQRIGAGLVLSILAMSAAALTEIKRLGVARSTPAALENGATVPMSVFWLIPQFFLVGAGEAFTYIGQLDFFLRECPKGMKTMSTGLFLSTLSLGFFVSSALVTVVHKVTGESGHGAWLADNLNRGKLYNFYWLLAVLCLVNLVAYLVVARWYAYKEQRAAVDDDSNAGVELTEDAACCHA from the exons ATGGTGGGTTTGCCAGAGACCGATGATATCCTATCGGACGCCTGGGACTACAAGGGGCGCCCCGCCGTCCGCTCCCGGACCGGCGTCTGGAGCGCCGCTGCCATGATCCTAG TGGTGGAGCTGAACGAGAGGTTGACGACGCTCGGCATCGCGGTTAACCTGGTGACGTACTTGACGGGCACCATGCACCTGGGCAATGCCGCCTCCGCCAACACCGTCACCAACTTCATGGGCACCTCCTTCATGCTCTGCCTCCTCGGTGGCTTCGTCGCCGACACCTTCCTCGGCCGCTACCTCACCATCGCCATCTTCGCGGCTGTGCAAGCTTCC GGAGTGTCCATCCTGACCATCTCGACCGCCGTGCCGGGGCTGCGCCCGCCCGCATGCGCCGACCCGGCGTCCGGAGGCTGCGTCAAGGCCTCCGGGGCGCAGCTGGGGGTGCTCTACCTGGCGCTGTACCTGACGGCGCTCGGCACCGGGGGCCTCAAGTCGAGCGTGTCCGGTTTCGGGTCGGACCAGTTCGACGAGACCGACCGCGGGGAGAAGGCGCAGATGATGAAGTTCTTCAActggttcttcttcttcatcagcctGGGCTCGCTGCTCGCCGTGACGGTGCTGGTGTACATCCAGGACAACCTGGGGCGGCAGTGGGGGTACGGGGTGTGCGCCACGGCCATCGCCCTCGGCCTGGTGGTCTTCCTCTCCGGGACGCGGAGGTACAGGTTCAAGAAGCTGGTGGGGAGCCCTCTGACACAGATCgcggcggtggtggcggcggcgtggAGGAAGCGAGGCCTCGAGCTGCCGTCGGACCCTTCGCTGCTGCATGACATCGACGAGAAGCAGGCGGACGCGGACGCGGAGAAGGGATCGAAGAGGAGTAAGGCAAAGCAAAGGGTGCCTCACACCAAGCAGTTCCG TTTCTTGGACAGGGCTGCGATCGACGTCGACCCGGGCGCGAAGCAGGGGAAACGGTGGCTCCCAACGTTGACCGATGTGGAGGAGGTCAAAATCGTGATCCGGATGCTGCCCATATGGGCCACCACCATCATGTTCTGGACGGTGTACGCCCAGATGACCACCTTCTCGGTGTCGCAGGCCACCACCATGGACCGCCGCATCGGCCCCTCCTTCCGCATCCCACCCGGCTCACTCACCGTCTTCTTCGTCGGCTCCATCCTCCTCACCGTGCCCGTCTACGACCGCGTCGTCGTCCCCGTCTCCCGCCGCCTCACCGGCAACCCCCACGGCCTCACCCCGCTCCAGCGCATCGGCGCCGGCCTCGTGCTCTCCATCCTGGCCATGTCCGCCGCCGCCCTCACCGAGATTAAGCGCCTAGGGGTGGCCCGCTCCACCCCGGCCGCCCTCGAGAACGGCGCCACCGTGCCCATGAGTGTCTTCTGGCTGATCCCGCAGTTCTTCCTGGTGGGCGCCGGCGAGGCCTTCACCTACATCGGCCAGCTGGACTTCTTCCTCCGGGAGTGCCCCAAGGGGATGAAGACCATGAGCACGGGGCTGTTCCTGAGCACCCTGTCGCTGGGATTCTTCGTCAGCTCCGCCCTGGTGACGGTGGTGCACAAGGTCACGGGGGAGAGCGGCCACGGCGCGTGGCTGGCGGACAACCTCAACCGCGGCAAGCTCTACAACTTCTACTGGCTTCTGGCGGTGCTGTGCCTTGTGAACCTGGTGGCCTATCTGGTGGTGGCCAGGTGGTACGCGTACAAGGAGCAGCGCGCGGCGGTGGACGACGACAGCAATGCCGGGGTAGAACTGACGGAGGACGCGGCGTGTTGCCATGCATGA
- the LOC135640617 gene encoding vesicle-associated protein 1-3-like, producing the protein MSDGGFLEIQPTELKFPFELKKQSSCSMQLINKTDHFVAFKVKTTNPKKYCVRPNTGMVLPRSTCDVTVTMQAQKEAPPDMQCKDKFLLQSVIAEHGATTKDITSEMFNKEPGKVVDEFKLRVVYVPAGPPSPVHEESEEGSSPRSSTFENGTQSLQTLDSVSRSNEPSKEKSPEALAMISKLTEEKNSAIQLNQKLRQELDLLRKERGMHHGGFSVTFVVLVGLLGALIGYIIKKS; encoded by the exons ATGAGTGACGGAGGTTTTCTGGAAATCCAGCCTACGGAGCTCAAATTCCCTT TCGAGTTGAAGAAGCAAAGCTCATGTTCCATGCAGCTGATCAACAAAACAGATCATTTTGTTGCCTTCAAG GTTAAAACAACCAACCCAAAGAAATATTGTGTCCGCCCCAATACTGGGATGGTCTTGCCCAGGTCGACCTGTGATGTCACTG TCACAATGCAAGCACAAAAGGAGGCTCCACCCGACATGCAATGCAAAGACAAATTCTTACTTCAGAGTGTTATCGCGGAGCATGGTGCGACGACCAAGGACATAACATCCGAAATG TTCAATAAAGAACCTGGTAAGGTTGTTGATGAATTCAAGCTGCGGGTTGTTTATGTGCCTGCTGGTCCTCCCTCACCTGTTCATGAGGAATCAGAAGAAGGATCCTCACCAAGGTCCTCAACGTTTGAAAATGGGACCCAAAGTTTGCAAACACTTGACTCT GTATCaagatccaatgaaccctcgaagGAGAAGTCCCCAGAG GCATTGGCTATGATTTCAAAGTTGACTGAAGAGAAAAATTCTGCCATTCAGCTAAACCAGAAGCTTCGACAGGAACTG GATCTGCTGCGGAAAGAACGGGGCATGCACCACGGCGGCTTCAGCGTCACATTTGTGGTGTTGGTGGGTCTCCTAGGTGCTCTTATTGGGTACATCATCAAGAAGTCATAG